A single region of the Gadus morhua chromosome 5, gadMor3.0, whole genome shotgun sequence genome encodes:
- the LOC115543477 gene encoding immunoglobulin kappa light chain-like — protein sequence MLTASHHKHTQSKMRSSTALLAVLAFLTHESSGSKFLTQPDKSKTVGLEGTVSISATGSSDIGADLSWYIQKPGEAPKLLIYSAVTLFSGTSARFSGSRSGTSYTLTISGVQREDAGVYHCLGLHTGNVLTFGGGTKLIIDLGVVQPTLSVLPPSRVELEQGSATLVCVASGGFPSDWKLGWKVGGSSRSGGVSDSLGVLGKDGHYSWSSTLTLPADQWRKAGSVSCEASKNGQTQPVTQTLNPGECSE from the exons ATGCTCACTGCCAgccatcacaaacacacccagagcAAGATGAGGTCGTCCACAGCCTTGCTAGCAGTGTTGGCGTTTCTTACTCATG AGTCGTCTGGCAGTAAATTTCTGACACAACCGGACAAATCCAAGACCGTCGGTCTGGAGGGGACTGTGTCCATCAGTGCCACGGGGAGCTCAGATATTGGTGCTGACCTCAGCTGGTACATccagaaacctggagaagctCCCAAACTGCTGATATACAGTGCAGTCACCCTCTTTTCAGGGACTTCAGCTCGGTTCAGCGGCAGTAGATCTGGGACTAGCTACACTCTCACCATCTCTGGTGTCCAGAGGGAGGATGCAGGAGTGTATCACTGTCTGGGTCTCCACACTGGCaatgtgtt gacttttggtggaggcaccaaactcatcattgact tgggagtggtgcagcccacgctgagcgtcctccctccctccagagtggagctggagcagggcagtgctacactagtgtgtgtggccagtgggggcttcccctcagactggaagcttggctggaaggtggggggcagcagcaggtctgggggggtgtctgatagcctgggggtcctggggaaagatggccactacagctggagcagcaccttgaccctccctgcagaccagtggaggaaggcgggctcagtgagctgcgaggccagtaagaatggccagacgcagcctgtcactcaaaccctgaatcctggagagtgttcagagtag